In the Lactobacillus paragasseri genome, ATCTTGAGCTGAAGCTGCAGGCTTTCTTGACTCTCCCCATCCCATTTGGAGCTGACTAGCATAAGCTTTTAAATGATTTCGTTGTTTTCCACCAAGTAATTCCCACAAAGGAGCATGATAATATTTTCCCTTAATATCCCATAAAGCAACATCAAAAGCTGAAATAGCGCCAAGAATTACAGGACCTGCATTTTTACCCAAGAAACTATTTCTGTATAATTTCTGCCAGATGACCTCATGCTCTAAGGGATTCATCCCGATTAACATGGGAGCTAATTCTTTCATTTCAATAAAAGCAGCTTCTTTTGCTCCGCCATATGATAGAGCAACTTCACCATCGCCATAAATACCCCTGTCAGTATAAATACGACAAAAAGACGGCCGCCAATTATCTTCTACTGGATCACTATATAATAGATCGATTTTAGTTATTTTCATTTTTTCTTTACCTAATAAAAAATATCAAACTAGAACGTTTGATATTTTTAGTATTCTATCCAACAACTGAAAAAATTCTAACTTCTGGTTCAGCCGTCCAAGTAGGTTTTAAGCCTGGAAAAACATGTTTAGTAAACATTTCACTCTTTAGATAATCTTGTGCATGTTCTACTGAATCAAAGCCGTGTAATACCTGCACATCTTCATCGCGAACAAGTAATGCCTTACTTTCAGCGCCTGGAATTGTTTCTAAAAATGGTTTACGGTAATCACTATAAACCTTTGCAGCTGCCTTTCTATTTTCTGCTGGGATCTGCATCGTAACTTCTAAATAAGCTTTTACTGCCATATCAATTTTCCTTTCTGTTTTAATCAACTTACATTTTTATAGTAAGATAAAGTTGAAAGGATTTATATATATTAAAAAGAGCTTTAGTTACTAAAGAATTATTTAGTGAGGTCAATTATGTATCAAAGAAAATTACCAAAAGAATACTATTGTACTGTTGATTACGCATTAGATATCTTTGGCGGAAAATGGAAACCAAGACTCTTGTGTATCTTAGGACACAAAAAGTCTATGAGATATGGTGAAATAAAAGATCAGATGGAAAATATTTCTGATGCAGCATTAGCTGATTCGCTTAAGGAATTACAGCAACAAGATATCATTGAAAGAAAACAATATAATGAAATGCCGATTCGCGTCGAATATTCATTAACAAATAAGGGAAAAACGCTGCTACCAGTTTTAAATACAATTTCAAATTGGGCCATCAAAAATAGCACTCCTGATATGTATAAAGGGATGCATTTTAATGATGTGCATAAGGACTTGTTTAAATAAAATTTACTACTTACTTAAAATTCAAATACTTCAGGCTTTTCTTCAATCCCGTGACAAGCTAATGATCTTACACAATTCGGATCTAGACTTTCTTTTCTAATCCACTCAAGCGACTTTTTTTGAGCACTTTTATCCATTGAAATGCCAGAAGTTACCATTTCCTTCCAAGATTTTTCACCATAGCCACCATCTCCATAATAAAGGAAATATTTGCCATCGCTATTAGTGATCTTGGTAGCAACTAATCCAGCAGTGTGTCCTGGGATATTAATGAGTTCAATACTCTTGTCTCACAATAAATCATAAGATCTACCAAATGAGCCTTGACTATCATTCCAATCATACAGATTCAAAGCTACATCGTCCTACCATTTTTTCTTAAAACGAATATAGGGATGCTTCTTAGCATACTCATATTCTGACCGTGCCACCATAATATTTTTGGCATCTTTGAATTGACGTAATCCATTAGCATGATCACGGTCAAGATGTGAAATAATGACATAGTCAATATCACTTGGCCAAATTCCTAACTTAGCTAACTGTTCACTTGCTGTCATCCCTTTTGCAACCACTCCTTGATTAACGTGATATAAAAGTGAAGAACCTAAAGACTTAATTTGAGCTTTTTTATCAAAAACACCATTTGGACTCATTGAACGATCCCAACCTGTATCAAGCAAGATTAATTTATCTGACGTTTCTACTAAAAAGACATTTACTGGTAACCATATTTTAGGTGATCTTTTAATTGAAAAGCCGGCAGCCTTGGCAGTTGAACAATGATCTCCACCAAATGCTAATTCAGGCTCAATTCTAACTTTTCCGGTATTAATTATATGAACTTTATATTCTGACATAATTATTACCTCATAAAATATTTTATGAAGAAATACGCAAATTTAACACTACATAATTGCCAAAAATGTCTAAAAATAAGTTGCTAAGTTAGTTAATTCCTTTGAAATCAGATCTAGGATAGATTTTCGATCAACGTCATCTTTGTGCTTTAGATAAAAAATATCTGCTGAAATTACCTCACTTGCTGTCATTTCAAATAAAAGCTCAGCTTTAATATTAGGATTAGTTAGCTGAAAATGCTGATACAGATTAGCTTTAATTGCCATTTTCCATTTCTTAACTAAACGATAATCATAATCTTTAATTAGCAGGGCTGAAAGTAGATTGCTATTTTTTCAACGTAACTTAACACTTCATAAAAATATGTAAAGTTATTTGCAGCTGAATCTGTAATGCTCTGATCGAGTGTATTCAGATTTTCTATAAAAGTATCTTCTATTTCTTCTAATAAATTGTCTATGTTATCGTAATATGCGTAAAAAGTACTTCGGGCAACGTTTGATGTTTGCGTTAGCTCTTTAATAGAAACTTGATATATTTTCTTAGTATTTAATAAAGTAATTAGACCTTGATGCAAGGCTTGTTGTGCGGATGTTAGTTTTGTCATGGGGTTATTAGCTTTCTTATGATTAATAAAAATAGATCAGGAAAATATCCTGGTCTATCTCTATTATATGATTAATATTTATACATTTAATTATTTGAAAATATATCCATGGTATATTCTATTTTTTTGGAATAATTAGTATCTTGGTTCTCAATTACTAAATAATATTTTTTATTAAGATTATAATTTGTATTCTGAATTGTAATAGTTACAGGAAGAGTACGATCAGCCGCAGATCCCTTACGATTTGCTTCAACTACTACTTTATTAGAAATCATTTTTTCATCTTCATCAACAAAGAATACATTATATTCAGTTGGTAATACTCTATCACTGACTGAAGCTATTTGATTAAAAAGCAAATTCATTTTTAAACTATTAATTCTAAAAGTAGTAGCCGCTAATTTGATTTTTGCTGGTTGCGCAGCAGATTTTCGTGAAGTTGCTTTGATATCTAATATTGGAATTAACATTTCTTGAATAGAAGAACCACCGTGAACATAATTTTTACTTCCACTTCTTGCAATAAATTCGTTCGGGCTTGTTGGATAATAAATATTAGTTTTATCATCATTAGATAAGCTAATACCCATTGTAGTACTTTTAACTCCCCTTACGCTTAATTTATCGGGAGTAATCAAATATCTTAAATGTGCATTGCCTAAATAGTCTTCATTTGCTAAATCAATTTTGTCGGTATCATAAATTGGACGTTCTTGATAAATAAAGCCATGATCAGCTGTTACAATGATGTGCGACACACCGTTTGTTCGTAAAGCTTGAATAGCTTTTTTAATTTCCTCAATTGCTTTTTCTGTAGCATCTACTAGTTCTTTAGTTGTTTTTAGTTCATGTCCTTTAGCATCAATTTGATTGTGATACAAATAAATTAAATTCTTACCATTAATGAAAGTTTTCACTTCTTTTGAAGTCATTTCCAAGATATCTTTTAGTTGAGCAGCTGTGTTACTTTCATTGAATGTTTTTAAAATTTTATCACGAGCAGAAGTATTTTCAGCGTTTTTATCGTCTACTTTAACTTTATGTTTCTTTGCATCCCATCTAAGCCTATTGTGCGGTAGCATAACATTCATTCCCATATACGTCACTGACGGCAAACTAGTAAGCGCATATTTCATATTTAAAGTTAATCGATCATTATTATCTAGCTCATCTTCTAGTTCTTTACCAACTTCAAAGCGTAAGGCATCTGAAAAAATTACTACAACTCTTTCTGGCACATGAGATACGTGATTATGATAAAATCGTTCTTGTTTTATATCACTTGGTACTTCTGATAAATCAAAGGTATTATTCCATTGTTTAACCGAGCTATTTAATAAAATATTTCCATAATATAAATCAATATTTTTTTTGATTTTACTATATAAATCGTTATTGTCAATTCTTGTATAAGCTAATAATATTTTTCGATAAATAGTGTCTATTTGGTATTCATTATTTATATATCCGTCCAATTCTTTTTGCCAATTTTCAAATAATGGGATACGCAAATTAAATAATTCAGCACTATAACATAAAAATTTATATTCATTTTCTTTATTATTAGAGAAATTATTGCGAGTGTGGTTAGACATTCGATCAATAATATTTAGAACTTGTTCATAATCAGTAACTTGATTATCAATAAATTTATCTCTAATTTTTGTTAATACGATACTGTTTACTTCTTCAAAAACAGTTACCTTTGTTAAGTCACTGAGGGATTCTTGTACTAATAAATCATGTAATTTCAATTCATTCCAAACACGATTTGACTCTGAGATATAGTATTTATTATATTTATTAGAATCAGCAAAGCGATCAATAAAAATTTGTACATTATCTTTATTACTTAATAATAAATTTTGAAATTTATTAGAATTTTTAATATCTAATTCTGTATCTAAATATGTGAAAAAAAGATTATTAATTAGATTGTCTAAGTTAGCATTTTCAATAGTATCATAGCCGAAATAATTTCCAACTAGTTTCCAAAAATAATCTAGTACATTATATTTAGCAAAAAGAAATAAATATTGATTATTTTCTTTTCCAGCAGCAATAATTTTCATCAATAATTCATTAATATCTAGCTTTTCAGTTTTGGTAATTGCTGCGATGATACCTTTTTCAGGAGTGGTATCGAAATCTACGCTCCAATACTTAATAAAGTTCTTGCGTCTATCTTTAGCCCCAAAAAATGCATGATATTGTTTTACAAAAGATAACTTATCTACTGATAAATTTAATTCTTCCAGTATAATTTGCGTTGCATCAGCAGTAAAAAGCTTAGAATAGTGTTCCAGATCAGTTAAATAATTTTCTTGTATTCTTGGTCGTTCATAAGGTGCATAAATTAAATATTTATGTTGAGAATCACTTAAAAGGTCGATTTTTGTTTTAAATTGTTGATTGGCTTGAGCTTTATATAGTCTAACTTCATTTAAATTAGAAGCAATTTGATCAATGATATCTTTAAACTGAGCCTTATCGTCATACCAAAAAACATACTGATATTTATCTTCAAAATAGTTTTTAAGTTCTGAAATAATTTTATCTGTCGTTAATGTTGCCATACTGTTAACCCCTGTTCGTTAAGTAAATTATATCAGTCGCAAAGTATCTTAAAGGCACCCCTAAGTATATAAAAATTCTACTCTATTTAATTATCTATAATAAAAATATAGAAATACTAAAAAGTCTGATAAGTATAAATATTTTGCATATTCAATTATACAATTGTATAATTGATTTACAATTTAAAGTAAAAGGTAACTTGTGAAGGATTAACGCTGGGTCCCAAAATGGGGTAAGTTATTATACTGAGCATTCCTATGTGCTTGGGGTTATCTTGGTTTTATACTTTTTTTAAGACTCTCAACAAAGTGTTGAGGGTCTTTCTTTATCTCAGTAACAACAAATTCTACAAATTGTTGAGAATAAGTATAACTGTGTTGTTTTCCTATTACATGTTCATAAGAATACTTAGGATTTGATTTAATGTCATAAAAATCTATTATCATATTTAAAACATACTGATTAAAACCACTTTTATACTGTAATTTTATGTTTTGTTTATTTAATCGTTCATTGACTGCCATAATAACATTATTGTAAGAATATTTGTGTGTATCAGATGGATCTTTTATGTCTTTAACTATAGCTACGGAATTTTCTGAATTTTTTTCTATTCTAACAGTAAAATCGGCATTCTTTTTCTTTCTTGTAATATATAAACGTTGAGCAATATTGATCGAAAATTTATCTGAATCATATTCTTTATTTAACACATCAATTTCATTAGATTGTTGTATAAATTTTTGAGCAATTTCAGCAGGATACTTCATTTTTATCTGTTCATTGCTTAATGGCTCATAACGAGTTGATAAAGTTAGAAAGTCTTGAGATATATATTTAGTAATATCTCTGTTTTGGTATTTTTCTAATTCATTAGTATAATTTAATACACACGCTTGAAACAATGGTGCGTATTTAACTTCATATTCTTCAGTAATAAAATGGGTACTAATATTTCTTAACTCTATTATTTTTTCAAGATTCAATCTAATTCTTGTATGTCTATCACGATAGATATTTTTTACTGCATCAATTAAACTAATAGTTCTATCTTGTTTGTTTTTATAATAAATAGATTCATTTTTATCAATAAGTATTGCCTTTAATAGCAATTCCCATGCGTTACAAATAAAAAACTAAAACCTTCTACTCTATACTTAATAGTTGGTTTATTGTAAATTTCTAACCCCATTAAAAAGGCCTCTATACTCTTATCAACCATATTTTTAGAAAGGGTATTATTATTCATTAATTTATTTTCCTTTTTATATAAAAATCAACTTTATTATTGTACCAAAATCTACATTAAAATTTTCCACAAAATAAATGTATTAAAAATTTTAAAATATAAGAAAAAACTGCGTGTAATTACGCAGTTTTTTAATAAATATTGGCTCTTAACTTTCCGAGCTCTTCTTTTAACATATCCCTTTCACCTTTAATACAGATGTCAACTTTATTTTTATATTCAAAATAGTCTAATCCTAAAGATACTATCCATTCAGAAAGAGCTTTAAGAGATTCTATATTAGCAACATAGAATTTCTTGATGCCTTTTTCGTTCATTGGAATACTATAGCTCATTGGAAAAAGTTGAATTTTATCAAATTCTTTTATATCTGGTTTAGTTTGAATATATTCTTTAAGATACTTATAAAAAAGTTTAATATTTTTTATGTTGATTCCTTCTAACAAGATATGAATTTCTCTAGAATCATAATTACCTTTTTTTATAAATGATTTTATCCAATTGTCTACACAGTCATCTTTTTCTACTAAGTTTACTAATTCCTCGCTCCAATTAATCAATAAAAAATTGTCGTTTTTCTGACATATTATATTCCATATCTTATTTAAGATCTCAATACTATTATTGTTTTTTAAAAGTAGAAGTAATTGATCTTCATTATGAAATTGAAACTTCTTTAATTTGGGGATTAAAATTTTATTCACATAACTAGTTAAAATTGATTGATCCTTTTTATATATTTTTTCAAGTAAATAATTAGACATATCGTATTGATCATTATCAATATAATTGATAAAAATATCTATTAATAATTTAATATCATCAAATGAATCTACGATACTTTCACTTTGTTTCTCATCAAGGGAGGAAAAGTGAAAATAAATCCTTTTAAATTCTTCTTCTTTCGAAGATATAATTTTACAACATTCTTCAAATGCATGTGTATTAACAGTATTAAATTTATATAGAAAATCAAGACTGCGATTGCTATAATCTCCTATACTTTTCACAGTTTCATTTTTTAAGTACTTTGTTAATAAGTCATAGGTTTGAAAGTTCAAATTTTTCTTGGGCAAGCTATCAAAATAAATGTAATATAACCAGTCTTTTCTGTTTTCATTCTTTACCTTATCTAACATCTGGATAATTTTAGATGTAGAGCTTACAGTATGTAGGTAATTTATAATTGCATAAAAAATCGATGATACTGAAATTTTACTTGAAAATAAAAATTCTATACCGGACAGGTATTCATCTGTATTATCTTTTAGGTTATCTAATATAATTTGTACAACCATCAACAAGCCATAAGTCTGATATCTTTTTTCTAGGATATCAATAATGTTTACTATTTTTTTCAAAGTTTCTACATCAGAGTTTAAATTATCATCAACATATTTTTTTAGAAACTTATTACTTTTGTGTTTCTTTTCACGTCTAATACTTTCGATATCTTGGTAAAGATGATAATCACTATTATTTAGAAAATTATCTATATTGGAAATTTCGATATTTGTCTTAAATAATCTATTTTTAATTTGACCCACTGCCACACAATCTATAAGGCTCTTGGGATCAAATAGTTTATGAATTAATTTACTAATATATTTCAAATCAAATTGAACAACTTTTATAGTAGTGTCATCTATATTGTTCAATCCAAATAACTCTGATCCATAATTTGCTACAATTTTTTTAACTTTACTATCAAAATTAAAATCAAGTTTCAATAGGAATTTCCATAGTTGTTCTCTAAAAACAAGATTATCTTCAGTAGCAGAAGATAAAAATTTGCGTGTCATAAATTTATTTGGTTCATTAATGACTCCATGAGTTTCTTCAATTACTAATTCTAAATATTTAGGCATGATAGATAAAAGTAAATAAATATTTACCTCACTATCGAATTTTTCGCTATTCATCAATTCCTTGATCAAACTAATCTGTCTTCTAAATTTATAATTAATAAATGTGTCATGATTTATAGCCCAGTCTTGAATTATAGCTGTATGAAATTCAGAAAATAGCTGTGGTTGTTTATTTAAATATAGACAGAATAACTCAGAAGCATATTTATAACTATCAGTATAAGAAAGATGATTAATTATTTTTAAAATAATATCATTTAATCTATTATTATCCGAAACATTGAAACTAATATTATTTTTTCTTGAATATTGTTTAATTTGATCAATTTTTTCTTTCACCGTTTCAATAGTTTTATTAACATCAAATTCTACAAAATCCGAAACAAAGTCTAAATACTTTTCACTATGTTTATCTTCCAAATATTTCCAAACCTCTTCTACAACTTGAGTAAGATAATTTTTATTTTCTTCATTGTAAAAGGTATTTATCAAATCGTTGATACAATTAATAGCTAGCTCAGCTTTGGTTTCAAAAGTATATTCTATTAGATCTTTTAAAGAAATTAACTTTTCATCTAAAAAGACAATCTTTAAAACATAAGCTTTTAACGTTTGATCTGAAAAATATATGTATTTTTGATTTATAAAATCAATTAATTCTTGTTTATCAAGTAAAGCAATATTTCGTTTAAATTCGGTATATGAAATATTGGCTGTATCTAATATTGGTTTGTATAAAACTTTTTCTTGTTCGTTATTAATATTTAAGTTTCCAAAAAAAGCAATTATTCCTAAGCAAATAAGTTGTCGATCATTATCAATTACATTTTCCAGTACATTTTTAAGTAATTTTTTATAAACTTGAGACGCATCTGCTATATCAATAATTCTATGTTTTTCCAAATATACTTCAGATGTCAACATCGCCATTCTAAGATTACTATGAGATATTTCACAAATTATATCTAAAATATACTCATTTTTTATATTGTATACTTTTGTAATGCATTCTCTAATTTCTTCAGTATTGATCGATAGTAAAT is a window encoding:
- a CDS encoding winged helix-turn-helix transcriptional regulator, whose translation is MYQRKLPKEYYCTVDYALDIFGGKWKPRLLCILGHKKSMRYGEIKDQMENISDAALADSLKELQQQDIIERKQYNEMPIRVEYSLTNKGKTLLPVLNTISNWAIKNSTPDMYKGMHFNDVHKDLFK
- a CDS encoding phosphotransferase; this translates as MVTSGISMDKSAQKKSLEWIRKESLDPNCVRSLACHGIEEKPEVFEF
- a CDS encoding MBL fold metallo-hydrolase, with translation MSEYKVHIINTGKVRIEPELAFGGDHCSTAKAAGFSIKRSPKIWLPVNVFLVETSDKLILLDTGWDRSMSPNGVFDKKAQIKSLGSSLLYHVNQGVVAKGMTASEQLAKLGIWPSDIDYVIISHLDRDHANGLRQFKDAKNIMVARSEYEYAKKHPYIRFKKKW
- a CDS encoding TetR/AcrR family transcriptional regulator; translation: MTKLTSAQQALHQGLITLLNTKKIYQVSIKELTQTSNVARSTFYAYYDNIDNLLEEIEDTFIENLNTLDQSITDSAANNFTYFYEVLSYVEKIAIYFQPC
- the pglZ gene encoding BREX-1 system phosphatase PglZ type A — protein: MATLTTDKIISELKNYFEDKYQYVFWYDDKAQFKDIIDQIASNLNEVRLYKAQANQQFKTKIDLLSDSQHKYLIYAPYERPRIQENYLTDLEHYSKLFTADATQIILEELNLSVDKLSFVKQYHAFFGAKDRRKNFIKYWSVDFDTTPEKGIIAAITKTEKLDINELLMKIIAAGKENNQYLFLFAKYNVLDYFWKLVGNYFGYDTIENANLDNLINNLFFTYLDTELDIKNSNKFQNLLLSNKDNVQIFIDRFADSNKYNKYYISESNRVWNELKLHDLLVQESLSDLTKVTVFEEVNSIVLTKIRDKFIDNQVTDYEQVLNIIDRMSNHTRNNFSNNKENEYKFLCYSAELFNLRIPLFENWQKELDGYINNEYQIDTIYRKILLAYTRIDNNDLYSKIKKNIDLYYGNILLNSSVKQWNNTFDLSEVPSDIKQERFYHNHVSHVPERVVVIFSDALRFEVGKELEDELDNNDRLTLNMKYALTSLPSVTYMGMNVMLPHNRLRWDAKKHKVKVDDKNAENTSARDKILKTFNESNTAAQLKDILEMTSKEVKTFINGKNLIYLYHNQIDAKGHELKTTKELVDATEKAIEEIKKAIQALRTNGVSHIIVTADHGFIYQERPIYDTDKIDLANEDYLGNAHLRYLITPDKLSVRGVKSTTMGISLSNDDKTNIYYPTSPNEFIARSGSKNYVHGGSSIQEMLIPILDIKATSRKSAAQPAKIKLAATTFRINSLKMNLLFNQIASVSDRVLPTEYNVFFVDEDEKMISNKVVVEANRKGSAADRTLPVTITIQNTNYNLNKKYYLVIENQDTNYSKKIEYTMDIFSNN
- a CDS encoding AAA family ATPase; translation: MNELNKIENAIKEIDATTFQKLCDEYLSRIFGGTLNPLGSEDGKNKPTKGTPDSYIINDNGEVYLMEYTSQESRLIQKINSNLKKLNELNINKHNVKKIIYCSATSNVSIEYIDSLTEKYKKEKIEFKFISNFELAKYIQDKYRDLANKYLGFALPPRQLKNISEFGEEYNKQFSGSKLNSYFAYREKELAEINEYFKTQNIIVLTGKPGVGKTRLAFEFAKRNFLNNSFFARNVYDINALISELQVEFSDDSTKLIVFDDANQIENLEKIFKAFVQQLNSGKVKILITVRDYAKEEIENKVDEYSSVNTINLLSINTEEIRECITKVYNIKNEYILDIICEISHSNLRMAMLTSEVYLEKHRIIDIADASQVYKKLLKNVLENVIDNDRQLICLGIIAFFGNLNINNEQEKVLYKPILDTANISYTEFKRNIALLDKQELIDFINQKYIYFSDQTLKAYVLKIVFLDEKLISLKDLIEYTFETKAELAINCINDLINTFYNEENKNYLTQVVEEVWKYLEDKHSEKYLDFVSDFVEFDVNKTIETVKEKIDQIKQYSRKNNISFNVSDNNRLNDIILKIINHLSYTDSYKYASELFCLYLNKQPQLFSEFHTAIIQDWAINHDTFINYKFRRQISLIKELMNSEKFDSEVNIYLLLSIMPKYLELVIEETHGVINEPNKFMTRKFLSSATEDNLVFREQLWKFLLKLDFNFDSKVKKIVANYGSELFGLNNIDDTTIKVVQFDLKYISKLIHKLFDPKSLIDCVAVGQIKNRLFKTNIEISNIDNFLNNSDYHLYQDIESIRREKKHKSNKFLKKYVDDNLNSDVETLKKIVNIIDILEKRYQTYGLLMVVQIILDNLKDNTDEYLSGIEFLFSSKISVSSIFYAIINYLHTVSSTSKIIQMLDKVKNENRKDWLYYIYFDSLPKKNLNFQTYDLLTKYLKNETVKSIGDYSNRSLDFLYKFNTVNTHAFEECCKIISSKEEEFKRIYFHFSSLDEKQSESIVDSFDDIKLLIDIFINYIDNDQYDMSNYLLEKIYKKDQSILTSYVNKILIPKLKKFQFHNEDQLLLLLKNNNSIEILNKIWNIICQKNDNFLLINWSEELVNLVEKDDCVDNWIKSFIKKGNYDSREIHILLEGINIKNIKLFYKYLKEYIQTKPDIKEFDKIQLFPMSYSIPMNEKGIKKFYVANIESLKALSEWIVSLGLDYFEYKNKVDICIKGERDMLKEELGKLRANIY